Proteins found in one Scardovia inopinata JCM 12537 genomic segment:
- a CDS encoding PH domain-containing protein, translating to MKSFHPLMIISRLVKTIIPSATAIFVLVAVIASVRGTIRILCIGILIYYILTRIYFLFYDWATTRYAISPHGLTLTTGVFNKRTKVIQWKDIRSAATVTDPILRSKDLQQIELMQYTNDEQKIVLFAIPRSEALTIKSFLHNQSPAAQSTEKDDVMESHTASRKRTSATERTSTIATSLLPHLSIKDYFLIGFTYAQFLVIIPTIYAIIRVIFLHQEYSDDSVEEALSFFALTPATKVGIAILVIALGLAYGTISSWVQFSNITVVRTTDGYDYSAGIINPRAQFIPMNRIESVTVSQNLLMRLVHRYQLTVSTGGFGTSRKEYSLIPLGDLKTIASFLDAFFPDKRESSLCMEQIKSAKKKTLLSTALLIIIGICTYLLSLQNFSRIYIEIIALALLIFILYLLCLIV from the coding sequence ATGAAATCTTTTCATCCATTGATGATAATCAGTCGTTTAGTTAAAACTATCATTCCTTCTGCTACAGCGATCTTTGTTCTTGTGGCGGTTATTGCATCCGTTAGGGGGACAATTCGTATACTATGCATAGGAATATTAATTTATTATATTCTCACTAGAATATATTTTCTCTTCTATGATTGGGCAACAACTCGATATGCAATCAGCCCTCATGGACTGACTCTTACGACCGGGGTGTTTAACAAAAGAACAAAAGTCATTCAGTGGAAAGATATTCGATCGGCAGCCACTGTAACGGATCCAATTTTAAGAAGTAAGGATCTTCAGCAAATTGAGCTTATGCAATATACGAACGATGAACAGAAGATCGTGCTCTTTGCAATTCCACGTTCTGAAGCTCTGACTATAAAATCATTTTTACACAACCAATCTCCTGCAGCTCAGTCTACAGAAAAAGATGATGTGATGGAGTCGCATACAGCAAGTAGAAAAAGAACAAGTGCAACCGAGAGAACGAGTACAATAGCCACATCCCTCCTCCCACATTTGTCAATAAAAGATTACTTTCTGATTGGTTTCACTTATGCTCAATTCCTGGTTATCATTCCTACAATTTATGCTATAATTCGTGTTATTTTTCTCCATCAAGAATACAGCGATGATAGTGTGGAAGAGGCTCTATCTTTTTTTGCTTTAACTCCTGCGACGAAAGTGGGAATTGCTATTTTAGTCATAGCTCTCGGTCTTGCTTACGGAACTATTAGTTCATGGGTACAGTTTTCCAATATCACAGTAGTAAGGACTACTGATGGGTATGATTATTCAGCTGGCATTATTAACCCAAGAGCTCAATTTATTCCTATGAATAGGATTGAGTCGGTAACGGTATCGCAGAATCTACTCATGCGCTTAGTCCATAGATATCAACTTACCGTAAGTACTGGAGGCTTTGGCACTTCCCGAAAGGAATATTCTCTCATTCCATTAGGCGATCTAAAAACAATAGCGAGCTTCCTTGATGCTTTCTTCCCCGATAAAAGAGAAAGCAGCCTGTGCATGGAACAAATTAAGTCAGCAAAAAAGAAAACACTGTTATCAACTGCCTTGCTCATCATTATTGGCATTTGCACTTATTTATTGAGCCTTCAAAATTTTTCACGAATTTATATAGAAATTATTGCCCTGGCTCTTCTTATATTTATTTTATATTTATTATGCTTAATTGTATAA
- a CDS encoding PH domain-containing protein → MHTSIISKTAMNNERKKTDSSNTVYTFRPPKNAILREEIITIGTAIIAIALLSIAVFLNNSLVTKRICYALIIFICLASPCDLLFFIPRRIRTTVISLNSKALTLKEGKLLIRTKIIPIARITMLSQTNDPIASFFQQSRIKITATTEEMHLPYLSHEDVSKLLDLLQRFASIKDNE, encoded by the coding sequence ATGCATACTTCGATTATCTCAAAAACAGCCATGAATAATGAACGAAAAAAGACAGATAGCAGTAATACAGTATACACTTTCCGCCCACCGAAAAATGCAATACTTCGAGAAGAAATTATTACTATCGGCACTGCCATCATTGCAATTGCTCTTTTGTCAATTGCTGTATTCCTGAATAATTCGTTGGTAACCAAACGAATTTGTTATGCACTAATTATTTTTATATGCCTCGCATCACCCTGTGATCTTCTTTTTTTCATTCCTCGAAGAATTCGTACTACAGTAATATCTCTCAACTCCAAAGCTCTTACTCTCAAAGAGGGGAAACTGCTGATACGAACAAAAATTATTCCTATAGCAAGGATAACAATGCTCTCTCAGACCAACGATCCCATAGCTTCATTCTTCCAGCAGTCAAGAATAAAAATAACTGCCACTACTGAAGAAATGCATCTCCCTTATCTTTCCCATGAAGATGTCAGTAAACTTCTTGATCTGCTGCAGCGCTTTGCTTCAATAAAGGATAATGAATGA
- a CDS encoding glycosyltransferase family 8 protein, producing MDVLYCGDSRMRDGLLISLLSLIDQSSDPVNAYVLTASIRTDDHVWDPITAGDIAYLDALVKKSRQGGSVTLIDISRQFHDEPPTANMKTRFSPYCMLRLYSDLVDLPDRILYLDTDVICRKDPIELFTMDMGKAQIAGVPDHYGRLMPTAGLTFPGNYVNSGVLLLNMAAIYDSGLFAKCRRMCQAKRMFLCDQTAINRLARDRKILPRRYNEQIKTRKNTVLRHFTTTLHALPFPHTQTVKPWDIDRVHDVLDEYDYDFLFLNYKFHISQMNALA from the coding sequence ATGGATGTTTTGTATTGCGGCGATAGCCGCATGCGTGATGGACTGCTGATCTCCTTGCTATCTCTGATTGACCAATCTTCTGATCCTGTAAATGCTTATGTTTTGACAGCTTCCATCAGGACGGACGACCATGTGTGGGACCCCATAACTGCTGGTGATATTGCGTATCTAGATGCCCTGGTGAAGAAGTCCCGTCAGGGTGGCAGCGTGACTCTGATAGACATCAGCCGTCAGTTTCATGATGAGCCCCCAACAGCCAATATGAAAACTCGGTTTTCCCCCTACTGTATGCTTCGCCTCTACTCCGATTTGGTTGATTTGCCTGACCGGATTCTCTACCTGGATACCGACGTGATCTGCCGGAAGGATCCGATTGAACTCTTTACTATGGATATGGGCAAGGCTCAAATAGCAGGGGTACCAGACCACTATGGTCGCCTGATGCCCACCGCCGGTTTGACCTTTCCAGGCAACTATGTGAACTCAGGGGTCTTACTCTTGAATATGGCTGCAATATATGACAGTGGTCTGTTTGCCAAGTGCCGGCGGATGTGCCAAGCAAAGAGAATGTTTTTGTGCGATCAGACTGCCATCAATCGTCTGGCGAGAGACCGTAAGATACTGCCCCGGCGGTATAACGAGCAGATCAAGACGAGGAAGAACACTGTTTTGCGGCACTTTACCACGACCCTGCATGCCCTGCCCTTCCCTCATACCCAGACCGTAAAGCCTTGGGACATAGACCGGGTCCATGATGTCTTGGATGAGTATGACTATGATTTTCTCTTTTTGAATTATAAATTCCATATTTCCCAGATGAACGCCCTGGCTTAG
- a CDS encoding lysophospholipid acyltransferase family protein codes for MAHKKYAYSTVTDDLVETANQHYQIDDSHVWYHRGRLFRFLYLCAYTIFYLVFGAYARFWLGVRFKGKEILKPWAGKSFFIYGNHTLPLGDVALTIMLNYPHSVSAMMSQANFGIPLIGHILEWANMLPVPHTPEQHQAFHMEMDNLVKEGTAIAIYPEAHVWPYYTGIRPYSAKSFAYPARYGLPSFCSTVTYQKRLLFKRPRVTIYIDGPFFPDGKEGQEERLRTTIHDTMVARSAVSTYRYASYRRQDRADQVNQTGQAENSGSHSKERA; via the coding sequence ATGGCCCATAAAAAGTACGCCTATTCAACTGTCACTGATGATCTGGTAGAAACAGCCAACCAGCACTACCAGATTGATGATTCCCACGTGTGGTATCACCGGGGACGCCTTTTCCGCTTTCTGTATCTGTGCGCTTATACCATTTTCTATCTGGTTTTTGGAGCCTATGCTAGATTCTGGCTTGGGGTGCGCTTCAAAGGCAAAGAAATCCTTAAACCATGGGCAGGAAAGTCCTTTTTCATTTACGGGAACCATACCCTTCCGTTGGGTGATGTTGCCTTAACGATTATGCTTAACTATCCACATTCAGTTTCAGCTATGATGAGTCAGGCAAATTTTGGCATTCCTCTTATTGGCCACATTCTTGAGTGGGCTAATATGCTGCCCGTTCCCCATACTCCTGAACAGCACCAGGCCTTTCACATGGAGATGGATAATTTGGTTAAGGAGGGAACAGCCATCGCTATCTACCCCGAAGCCCATGTCTGGCCCTACTATACGGGAATCCGTCCCTATTCAGCCAAGTCTTTTGCTTACCCTGCCCGCTATGGTCTTCCTTCTTTTTGTTCAACAGTGACCTATCAAAAGAGGCTCTTATTCAAACGCCCCAGGGTTACCATCTATATTGACGGTCCCTTTTTCCCTGACGGAAAAGAAGGACAGGAAGAGCGGCTGCGAACGACGATTCACGATACAATGGTTGCCCGGAGCGCAGTTTCTACCTACCGCTATGCCTCATACCGACGACAGGATCGGGCAGACCAGGTAAACCAGACAGGACAGGCAGAGAACAGCGGGAGTCACAGCAAGGAGCGGGCCTGA
- a CDS encoding serine acetyltransferase, which yields MTQSANDNLFRQILDQMNGADESLLEVPQPVPDRKEAVALVKLTQRVILPQFYHYEDLSQQEALEELYARLQGQIRLALRVEEKDCSSCGNLAQGFVKQLPRIKAEVLTDIQAIYDGDPSAPSRQEVVACYPGFYATFIYRIAHTLFDLGVPFIPRIMSEFAHEKTGIDINPGAVIGQYFCIDHGTGVVIGQTARIGSHVRIYQGVTIGAKSFEIDDSGSLVKGGKRHPDIGDRVTIYANATLLGGHTRIGDDSVIGANVWLTHSVEPGSVITYLPSTKDNR from the coding sequence ATGACTCAATCAGCAAACGACAATTTATTTCGTCAGATTCTCGATCAGATGAACGGTGCAGATGAATCCTTGCTTGAGGTTCCCCAGCCTGTTCCTGACCGGAAAGAGGCTGTTGCGCTTGTTAAGCTGACTCAAAGGGTGATTCTTCCTCAGTTTTACCACTATGAAGATTTGAGTCAGCAGGAGGCGTTGGAAGAACTGTATGCACGCCTGCAGGGCCAGATTCGTCTAGCCCTTAGGGTGGAAGAGAAAGATTGCTCTTCCTGCGGCAATCTGGCTCAGGGATTTGTCAAACAGCTGCCCAGAATCAAGGCAGAAGTCCTTACTGATATTCAGGCAATTTATGACGGGGATCCATCTGCTCCTTCCCGACAAGAAGTGGTTGCCTGTTATCCTGGTTTCTATGCAACCTTTATCTATCGCATAGCCCATACTCTTTTTGACCTGGGCGTTCCTTTTATCCCCCGAATTATGAGTGAGTTTGCCCATGAGAAAACGGGAATCGACATTAATCCCGGAGCTGTGATTGGGCAATATTTCTGCATCGACCATGGTACTGGCGTGGTTATTGGGCAAACTGCTCGTATAGGTTCCCATGTTCGCATTTATCAGGGAGTAACCATAGGGGCAAAATCGTTTGAGATAGATGATTCAGGCAGCCTGGTCAAGGGCGGTAAGCGACACCCTGATATTGGCGACCGGGTTACCATTTATGCCAATGCGACTCTTCTGGGCGGTCATACACGGATTGGAGATGACAGCGTTATTGGGGCCAACGTATGGCTGACACATTCGGTTGAACCAGGCTCTGTTATCACTTATCTTCCCAGCACGAAAGACAATCGTTAG
- the rsmI gene encoding 16S rRNA (cytidine(1402)-2'-O)-methyltransferase — protein MNMQSLDSLRIFKPMQGKVVLAATPIGNTSDASARLAALMEHATIVAAEDTRRLYDLANRMGIRVEGRVIAYHDHNERQKADSLLDQVEAGATVLVVSDAGMPTINDPGLAIVRRAIERGLPVTCAPGPSAVLDALALSGLPTDRFCYEGFLPRKHSERLRALRLIRSEARTIVYYETPHRISDSMDDLLEILGPNRPMALARELTKDYEEVRRGSVSQIRSGVIADPPRGEIVLVIAGSGYQPKDKSLLSNPALSASSASSASSASSTDALSAESVNSLDFLARLSLDYSRKNQVKIKQAISRIIPDHPLADGSVAKSKDVYAAVLRLKD, from the coding sequence ATGAATATGCAAAGTTTGGATTCTCTGCGGATATTTAAGCCCATGCAGGGGAAAGTCGTACTGGCGGCAACACCCATTGGGAATACTTCTGATGCTTCTGCCCGTCTGGCGGCGCTTATGGAGCATGCCACTATTGTTGCTGCGGAAGATACCCGTCGGCTCTATGATCTTGCAAACCGGATGGGGATACGGGTCGAGGGACGGGTCATTGCCTATCATGATCATAATGAGCGTCAGAAGGCTGACTCACTTTTGGATCAGGTTGAGGCTGGGGCTACCGTTCTGGTGGTTTCGGACGCAGGCATGCCAACTATTAATGATCCTGGCTTGGCGATTGTCAGACGCGCTATTGAGCGCGGTCTGCCGGTGACCTGTGCACCTGGCCCTTCTGCCGTCTTGGATGCTTTGGCTTTATCTGGTTTGCCAACGGATCGATTCTGCTATGAAGGATTTCTTCCCCGTAAACACAGCGAGCGCCTGAGGGCTCTGCGACTGATTCGGTCGGAAGCCAGAACAATTGTCTATTATGAGACCCCTCATCGTATTTCTGATTCCATGGATGATTTGTTGGAAATTCTTGGCCCCAACCGTCCTATGGCTCTTGCCCGCGAGCTGACAAAGGACTATGAGGAGGTTCGCCGAGGAAGCGTCAGCCAGATACGTTCAGGAGTTATAGCCGACCCTCCCCGGGGCGAGATAGTTCTGGTTATAGCTGGTTCTGGTTATCAGCCCAAAGACAAGAGTCTGCTGTCCAACCCAGCTCTGTCTGCTTCCTCTGCTTCCTCTGCTTCCTCTGCCTCATCTACCGATGCGCTGTCAGCGGAATCCGTGAATTCTCTAGATTTTCTTGCCCGTCTATCTCTTGATTATTCCAGGAAGAACCAAGTGAAAATCAAACAGGCAATTTCCCGGATTATTCCTGACCATCCTCTTGCTGACGGATCCGTGGCTAAAAGCAAGGATGTATATGCTGCCGTCCTGCGGCTTAAAGATTAG
- a CDS encoding variant leucine-rich repeat-containing protein yields MLHSFNLYSSPSDTTGTNQPELFKHKSEQSNHRYRTSPQDSAHYADPLHPPPPPLRLTPYVAVSSTDQAVLWYIARNVPDLRCWVIANPRAKPDLLEYISQAGGPHVKDCFTVLFAALDADEDRHIED; encoded by the coding sequence ATGCTTCATTCGTTTAATTTATATTCATCGCCTTCTGACACGACAGGCACTAATCAACCGGAACTTTTTAAGCATAAATCCGAACAAAGTAATCACAGGTACAGGACCAGCCCCCAGGATTCGGCACATTATGCAGACCCGCTGCATCCCCCTCCTCCTCCACTCCGGCTAACTCCCTATGTGGCTGTCAGCAGTACCGATCAGGCTGTTCTGTGGTATATAGCAAGGAATGTTCCCGATTTGCGCTGTTGGGTGATTGCTAATCCTCGGGCAAAACCGGACTTATTGGAGTACATTTCTCAAGCAGGCGGGCCCCATGTTAAGGACTGCTTCACTGTTCTGTTTGCTGCTTTGGACGCAGATGAAGACAGGCACATAGAAGACTGA
- the metG gene encoding methionine--tRNA ligase, which translates to MSHVLVAVAWPYANGPRHIGHVAGFGVPSDVYARYERMKGNDVLMVSGTDEHGTPILVQADAEGVSAQELADRYNRVIAQDLCNLGLSYDLFTRTTTKNHEKVVQDMFKQCLKNGYIYQGTQMVAISPSNGRTLPDRYIEGTCPLCGYDGARGDQCDNCGNELDSIDLINPRSKINGEIPRFEETDHYFLDLPALAEANLAWLKTRKNWRTNVINFSLGLFDEVKPRAITRDINWGIPIPVDGWVDNPDKKLYVWFDAVIGYLSASIEWARRQGDPDLWRQWWNDPESPAYYFMGKDNITFHSQIWPSEILAYNGEGSKGGEPGGLGRLNLPTEVVASEFLSMEGKKFSSSRGIVIYVKDILSRYQVDAVRYYISIAGPETSDSDFTWSEFVRHNNEELVSSWGNLVNRVAVLLYKNFGQIPQIELTALEDMDRDLLKTTEEGFHTVGSLIESHRQKAALTEAMHIVQEINRYVSATEPWKLKDNPERLAAVLHTAAQAVMDANTLLAPFLPHSAQKVYETLGGKGTFSPLPHLEDVQDLDNPDFTYPIITGTYKLGENVRPWKRQEITAGTIIAKPSPIFQKIPVEAVQEELDRFQRELAARQEKEAARLETEKKKIAEEGEPIAKDGESE; encoded by the coding sequence ATGAGTCATGTATTAGTAGCTGTAGCTTGGCCATATGCCAACGGGCCAAGGCATATAGGGCATGTAGCCGGATTTGGTGTACCTTCAGACGTTTATGCCCGGTATGAGCGCATGAAAGGGAATGATGTGCTCATGGTGTCAGGAACTGATGAGCATGGAACGCCTATTCTGGTTCAGGCAGATGCTGAAGGGGTTTCTGCTCAGGAGTTGGCGGACCGGTATAACAGGGTTATTGCCCAGGATTTGTGCAATTTGGGTTTGAGCTATGATCTTTTTACTCGTACAACTACAAAGAATCACGAAAAAGTTGTGCAGGATATGTTCAAGCAGTGTTTAAAAAACGGATATATATATCAGGGCACCCAGATGGTTGCCATTTCTCCTTCCAATGGAAGGACCCTGCCGGACCGGTATATTGAAGGAACCTGCCCCCTGTGCGGTTACGACGGTGCTCGCGGAGATCAGTGCGACAATTGCGGCAATGAACTGGATTCCATTGATCTGATCAATCCTCGGTCGAAGATTAACGGTGAAATTCCCCGCTTTGAAGAGACTGACCACTATTTCCTGGATCTTCCAGCTCTGGCTGAAGCTAATTTAGCCTGGCTGAAGACTCGAAAAAATTGGCGTACCAACGTTATTAATTTTTCCCTTGGTCTCTTTGACGAGGTGAAGCCCAGAGCTATTACCCGTGACATAAATTGGGGAATTCCTATCCCTGTGGATGGTTGGGTTGATAATCCGGATAAAAAGCTCTATGTGTGGTTTGACGCCGTGATTGGTTATTTGTCTGCCTCCATTGAGTGGGCTAGGCGACAGGGTGATCCTGATTTGTGGCGTCAGTGGTGGAATGACCCTGAATCACCTGCCTATTACTTTATGGGTAAAGATAATATTACTTTTCATTCTCAGATTTGGCCGTCAGAAATTTTGGCCTATAACGGAGAAGGCAGCAAGGGCGGGGAACCCGGTGGCCTGGGTAGGCTCAACCTGCCCACAGAGGTGGTTGCCTCGGAATTCCTGTCTATGGAAGGCAAGAAATTTAGCTCTTCCCGTGGCATTGTTATTTATGTAAAAGACATCCTCTCTCGCTACCAGGTAGATGCTGTCCGTTACTACATTTCTATTGCCGGTCCTGAAACATCGGATTCCGATTTCACCTGGTCAGAATTTGTGCGGCACAACAATGAGGAGCTGGTTTCCAGCTGGGGCAATCTGGTTAATCGTGTAGCTGTTCTGCTTTATAAAAATTTCGGCCAGATACCTCAAATTGAATTGACTGCCTTAGAAGATATGGACAGGGACTTGCTGAAGACGACTGAAGAGGGCTTCCACACAGTCGGATCCCTGATCGAATCGCATAGGCAGAAGGCGGCTCTGACTGAGGCCATGCATATTGTTCAGGAAATTAACCGATATGTTTCTGCTACCGAGCCTTGGAAGCTTAAGGACAATCCGGAACGGCTCGCAGCTGTCCTGCATACGGCTGCTCAGGCAGTTATGGATGCCAATACCTTGCTTGCTCCCTTCCTGCCTCATTCTGCACAAAAAGTTTATGAAACTTTGGGGGGTAAAGGAACTTTCTCTCCTCTTCCTCATCTTGAAGATGTGCAGGATCTGGATAACCCTGACTTTACCTACCCCATTATTACCGGTACATATAAGCTGGGCGAGAATGTAAGGCCCTGGAAGCGGCAGGAGATTACTGCCGGAACCATTATTGCCAAGCCTTCTCCGATTTTCCAGAAAATACCGGTTGAAGCGGTTCAAGAAGAGCTTGATCGCTTCCAGCGAGAGCTTGCCGCTCGTCAGGAGAAAGAAGCAGCACGTCTGGAAACAGAAAAGAAAAAAATCGCTGAAGAGGGGGAGCCCATTGCTAAAGATGGAGAATCAGAATAA
- a CDS encoding lysophospholipid acyltransferase family protein, protein MIIGGKKHAVAENIRHAIENNTPYKPVETEDPVIDKQELTGMARQQLERMRTVTFKINNFLVRTGLRAAEFIFSRHTQIEGLEKLKDVHGGVLVTANHFNPLENLALHKTMRKAGWKRLYAVSQALNLGMTGWVGYIFKYFDTIPLVKDHKYLSTLFPEAMLRVFRSNGAVLIYPEEQMWFNYRRPRPGRHGVYDYAAQLNVPIVSLFTEPIDTGKPEKSDPEFNQTRYIVHVLDTLYPDPTFSPQENSTRMRLADDAQRRAAYERIYGKSIDAPFDVSDIAGWHPENAEPAQEEANTQQLGDEDKKQAESKQADLSEGGQD, encoded by the coding sequence ATGATTATTGGTGGGAAAAAACATGCTGTTGCGGAAAACATCCGTCATGCAATTGAAAACAATACTCCCTATAAACCAGTTGAGACTGAGGATCCGGTAATAGACAAACAAGAGCTGACAGGAATGGCCAGACAGCAGCTTGAACGTATGCGGACGGTTACTTTTAAAATCAATAATTTCCTTGTTCGAACAGGGCTGAGAGCAGCTGAATTTATATTCAGTCGTCACACTCAGATTGAAGGTTTGGAAAAACTGAAGGATGTCCACGGTGGTGTTCTAGTCACAGCTAACCACTTCAATCCGCTGGAAAACCTTGCTCTGCATAAAACTATGCGCAAAGCTGGGTGGAAGCGGCTTTATGCAGTCAGCCAGGCCTTAAATTTGGGAATGACCGGTTGGGTAGGCTATATCTTTAAATATTTCGATACCATTCCTCTGGTAAAAGATCATAAATATTTATCCACCCTCTTCCCCGAGGCAATGCTGCGGGTTTTCAGGAGCAATGGGGCTGTTCTTATATACCCGGAAGAGCAGATGTGGTTTAATTACCGCCGGCCCAGGCCTGGCCGCCATGGAGTTTATGATTACGCAGCCCAGCTAAACGTTCCCATCGTGTCGCTTTTTACTGAGCCCATAGACACTGGCAAACCTGAAAAATCTGATCCTGAATTCAACCAAACCCGGTATATTGTTCATGTTTTGGATACCCTTTACCCAGATCCAACGTTTAGTCCCCAGGAGAACAGTACCAGGATGCGCCTGGCTGACGATGCCCAGCGCAGGGCAGCTTACGAACGGATCTATGGTAAATCCATAGATGCCCCCTTTGATGTATCTGATATTGCCGGTTGGCATCCCGAGAATGCAGAGCCTGCTCAGGAAGAGGCTAACACCCAGCAGCTTGGGGATGAGGATAAGAAACAGGCCGAGAGTAAACAGGCTGACCTTTCAGAAGGCGGCCAAGACTAA
- a CDS encoding sterol carrier family protein: MTVIRNSDILAGEAAYNTWRTLAGEALAAFQGSPIEASTTKENLKNRLTISPNLPRKDYALAVRYSLYLMEKLAPGPGVELRVAPYAAVKILDGPKSDPHNLTPPDVIELEPDVWLRLACGITSWEEEKSAGHISAVSPRDDLSRFLPLP; the protein is encoded by the coding sequence ATGACCGTTATCCGAAATTCTGATATTCTTGCTGGAGAAGCCGCCTACAACACCTGGCGAACCCTGGCCGGAGAAGCTCTTGCAGCTTTCCAAGGATCCCCTATAGAAGCATCCACAACAAAGGAAAACCTTAAAAACCGCCTTACCATCAGTCCAAACCTGCCTCGTAAGGACTACGCTTTGGCTGTGCGCTACTCGCTCTACCTGATGGAAAAACTGGCCCCAGGCCCTGGAGTTGAGCTCAGGGTTGCTCCTTATGCAGCAGTAAAAATTCTCGACGGGCCTAAAAGCGATCCCCATAATCTCACCCCGCCTGATGTGATTGAACTGGAACCTGACGTCTGGCTACGATTGGCCTGCGGTATTACCAGCTGGGAGGAAGAAAAATCAGCAGGACACATCAGCGCTGTTTCTCCCCGTGATGATCTGTCGCGTTTTTTGCCTCTGCCTTAA
- the cysK gene encoding cysteine synthase A, protein MTAADGQKNSVKNPVKKSITELIGNTPLVEFVHVEKEKNLKARIFGKVESFNLTGSTKDRAALYMIEDAECKGKLKPGATIVEPTSGNTGIGLSAIGRAKGYKVIIVMPETMSVERQRLMKAYGAEIVLTEGSKAISGSIAKAKELVEEIDGAFMPDQFSNPANARAHYETTGPEIWRDMDGSVDIFVSAVGTGGTITGAGRYLKEQNPQVKVVAVEPDASPVLSGGKPGPHKIQGIGTGFVPAVLDTSVFDEVIRVTNEDAFAVGAELGRKEGLLSGISSGAAVKAALELAGREENAGKKIVVILPDSGDRYLSTPLFA, encoded by the coding sequence ATGACTGCAGCTGACGGACAGAAAAACTCCGTTAAGAACCCCGTAAAAAAATCCATCACTGAACTGATTGGCAATACCCCTCTAGTGGAGTTTGTCCATGTGGAAAAAGAAAAGAATCTGAAAGCTCGGATTTTCGGCAAAGTTGAATCCTTCAACCTGACTGGTTCCACTAAGGACAGGGCTGCCCTCTATATGATTGAGGATGCTGAGTGCAAGGGCAAACTCAAACCAGGGGCAACCATTGTAGAGCCTACCTCCGGTAACACAGGCATTGGTTTGTCGGCCATTGGCAGGGCTAAGGGCTACAAGGTAATTATTGTCATGCCGGAGACTATGTCTGTAGAGCGCCAGCGGCTGATGAAGGCCTACGGGGCTGAAATCGTTCTGACTGAAGGATCTAAGGCTATTTCCGGTTCCATTGCCAAGGCTAAGGAACTGGTTGAAGAGATTGACGGCGCCTTTATGCCTGATCAGTTCTCCAATCCTGCCAACGCCAGGGCTCATTATGAGACGACCGGTCCGGAAATTTGGCGCGATATGGATGGGTCTGTTGATATTTTCGTGTCTGCAGTGGGCACTGGCGGTACTATTACCGGCGCTGGCCGCTATCTGAAAGAGCAGAACCCTCAGGTAAAAGTGGTGGCTGTTGAGCCTGATGCTTCTCCTGTCTTGTCTGGAGGCAAGCCCGGCCCACATAAGATTCAGGGCATTGGTACCGGCTTTGTTCCTGCCGTGCTTGATACATCCGTTTTTGATGAGGTCATTCGGGTAACCAACGAGGATGCCTTCGCTGTTGGAGCTGAGCTTGGACGCAAGGAAGGTCTCTTGTCTGGTATTTCTTCCGGTGCTGCTGTTAAAGCTGCCTTAGAGCTGGCTGGGCGCGAAGAAAATGCCGGTAAAAAGATTGTGGTTATTCTGCCTGACTCCGGCGACCGGTATCTGTCGACCCCTTTGTTCGCCTAA